The proteins below come from a single Parageobacillus toebii NBRC 107807 genomic window:
- a CDS encoding DUF2935 domain-containing protein yields MQFYYGQQMPLRILDEAEFWKHQEEEHTVVIRELVSGLEPAYVEALKKWEEALSATHQQVVRFIESVVRAGYYVPYQLYQQVLQLVSHCLQQSLDFIKLCQQIKTESKAVSKNPTAKVVLNHIIRESEYFIGIAQLLLYGK; encoded by the coding sequence ATGCAATTTTACTATGGCCAGCAAATGCCGCTGCGTATTTTAGACGAAGCGGAATTTTGGAAACATCAAGAAGAGGAGCATACGGTCGTTATTCGGGAGCTTGTTAGCGGTTTAGAGCCGGCTTATGTCGAAGCGTTGAAAAAATGGGAAGAGGCGCTTTCTGCAACACATCAGCAAGTAGTGCGTTTTATTGAATCGGTCGTTCGCGCAGGATATTACGTTCCTTATCAGCTTTACCAGCAAGTGTTGCAGCTAGTGTCTCATTGTTTGCAGCAAAGTCTTGATTTTATTAAGCTGTGTCAACAAATAAAAACGGAAAGCAAAGCAGTGAGCAAAAATCCAACGGCAAAAGTAGTGCTGAACCATATTATTCGTGAGTCAGAATATTTTATTGGCATCGCACAATTGTTATTATATGGAAAGTAA
- a CDS encoding STAS domain-containing protein: MGAQHELIDVFVWNEDITLNNTEQFRKAMAKFIQNPAEYLILNMEQVKYINSAGLGIIANSVMTARKQQKELVIAGVRDSLQEIFHIVKFASFIKLFDTEKDAINFFMENGYDS, translated from the coding sequence ATGGGTGCACAGCATGAACTAATTGATGTTTTCGTATGGAATGAAGATATTACTTTGAACAATACCGAACAATTTCGAAAAGCGATGGCTAAGTTTATTCAAAATCCAGCTGAGTATCTCATATTAAATATGGAACAAGTGAAATATATTAATAGCGCTGGTCTTGGCATTATTGCCAATAGTGTCATGACGGCAAGAAAGCAGCAAAAAGAGCTGGTGATCGCAGGGGTTCGAGATTCGCTTCAAGAAATTTTCCATATTGTTAAGTTTGCTTCGTTTATTAAACTTTTCGATACGGAAAAAGATGCGATTAATTTTTTTATGGAGAATGGGTATGATTCATAA
- a CDS encoding exosporium glycoprotein BclB-related protein, translated as MSKDWEEKCKDHHKPKIRCGCINGQVVTVNGPATQGPPGPPGPPGPPGAGAIIPYASGLTPVALSTTDVLGVVVSTGSILGFGSSAPTVDLSAGTLNLGTAAINIPDFAFVVPRAGTVTSISAFFSATVGVTLATAGTVRAELWRASALSNSFTPTGVFVDLAPNFGPIVSVGNTAANTAAASLPVAAGDKLLLVFSLRTSGSTLINIGALTGFASAGIGIS; from the coding sequence ATGTCAAAAGATTGGGAAGAAAAATGTAAAGATCACCATAAGCCAAAGATAAGATGTGGTTGTATTAATGGGCAAGTAGTGACAGTGAATGGACCTGCAACGCAAGGACCTCCGGGACCTCCAGGACCTCCAGGACCTCCAGGGGCTGGTGCTATTATTCCGTATGCATCTGGACTAACTCCTGTTGCACTGTCTACAACTGATGTTTTAGGTGTAGTAGTTAGTACTGGATCTATCCTTGGATTCGGAAGTTCTGCGCCAACTGTTGACCTTAGTGCAGGAACACTAAATCTAGGCACCGCCGCCATAAACATTCCTGACTTCGCATTTGTGGTTCCTCGTGCCGGAACAGTCACATCCATATCTGCATTCTTTAGCGCTACAGTAGGTGTAACTTTAGCTACAGCTGGAACAGTCAGAGCAGAATTATGGAGGGCATCTGCACTAAGCAACTCCTTTACTCCAACAGGCGTTTTTGTAGATTTAGCACCAAACTTCGGCCCTATAGTTTCCGTTGGCAATACTGCTGCTAATACTGCTGCGGCGTCACTTCCAGTAGCTGCGGGTGATAAACTATTACTGGTTTTTTCTTTAAGGACATCTGGATCTACTCTAATTAATATCGGCGCCCTTACAGGTTTTGCAAGTGCAGGTATTGGAATCAGTTAA
- a CDS encoding ATP-binding protein, producing MESISIRRNITVMADSDIMKAMDITEQIASEMGFLPRDCLFLRLATEEACTNAYEYCQKTNQLPFEVFWKCGKENLIIGVKQHGKKFDITRKDEVNKGLRGRGLQLITHIVDDVYIEQKGNNVLFYMCKYKAH from the coding sequence ATGGAAAGTATAAGTATAAGGAGAAATATCACAGTAATGGCAGATTCTGATATTATGAAAGCGATGGATATAACCGAGCAAATCGCAAGTGAAATGGGATTTTTGCCACGTGATTGTCTCTTTCTTCGATTAGCAACGGAGGAAGCGTGTACGAACGCGTATGAATATTGTCAAAAAACAAACCAGCTGCCTTTTGAAGTATTTTGGAAATGTGGAAAAGAGAATTTGATTATTGGTGTAAAGCAACATGGAAAGAAATTTGACATTACAAGAAAGGATGAGGTCAACAAAGGCTTACGTGGCAGGGGATTGCAGCTTATCACTCATATTGTAGACGATGTTTATATTGAACAAAAAGGGAATAACGTATTGTTTTATATGTGTAAATATAAAGCTCATTGA
- a CDS encoding methyl-accepting chemotaxis protein, which yields MTLHSYILRTMFIVIPGTVLIGLGVCMANGISGAAFWWTLVATILFGAVVGVVSAILNYRRFIAPIAIINQHLDKMTNGDLSARVPMDEVRQLKPIAVSLNKMAQAWQEVIANVQRHSDEMTQFSGQLTAIAEQTTKATEQIASTMEIIASSSEQQVKTAQETSSAMNDISDTLMQVAANTKCVSTNVNETSAKAQSGKQSISQMEEQMQFIYDHVQSLGQVIKALGERSNEIGQITQVITGIASQTNLLALNAAIEAARAGEQGKGFAVVADEVRKLAEQSAQSAQQISQLIGYIQEETEKAIESMETVVSEVSQGLDVVQTAGQSFEQIRQSIGEVNAQIEQVSTAIEQMTENVQRVAASIGHMTEIVEQTSSGSANVSAATQEQMASMEEIASSASSLSKMAENMQTMLKRFTV from the coding sequence TTGACGCTGCATAGTTATATTTTACGCACGATGTTCATTGTCATACCTGGCACCGTTCTCATCGGCCTTGGTGTATGTATGGCGAATGGCATTAGCGGCGCGGCGTTTTGGTGGACGCTTGTTGCGACTATATTATTTGGGGCTGTAGTCGGAGTCGTTTCTGCGATATTAAACTATCGTCGATTTATTGCCCCGATCGCTATTATCAATCAGCATTTAGATAAGATGACCAATGGAGATTTATCGGCGCGTGTTCCTATGGATGAAGTGAGACAGTTAAAACCGATTGCCGTTTCGCTCAATAAAATGGCCCAAGCGTGGCAAGAAGTCATCGCCAACGTTCAACGCCATTCCGATGAGATGACGCAATTTTCCGGACAGTTAACCGCCATTGCGGAACAGACGACGAAAGCAACGGAGCAAATTGCGTCAACAATGGAGATAATTGCCTCAAGTTCGGAACAGCAAGTGAAAACGGCGCAAGAAACATCGTCAGCGATGAACGATATCTCCGATACGCTTATGCAAGTGGCTGCGAATACGAAGTGCGTGTCTACGAACGTAAATGAAACATCGGCAAAAGCGCAATCGGGAAAACAGTCGATTTCGCAAATGGAAGAGCAGATGCAGTTTATTTATGACCATGTCCAATCACTTGGACAAGTTATTAAAGCGCTTGGAGAGCGTTCGAATGAAATCGGCCAGATTACGCAGGTGATTACAGGAATTGCTTCGCAAACGAATTTACTTGCCTTAAATGCGGCGATTGAGGCGGCAAGAGCTGGAGAACAAGGAAAAGGGTTCGCCGTTGTGGCGGATGAAGTTCGCAAATTGGCGGAACAGTCTGCTCAATCCGCACAGCAAATTTCGCAGCTGATCGGCTATATCCAAGAAGAAACGGAAAAAGCGATCGAATCGATGGAAACCGTAGTTAGCGAAGTATCGCAAGGGCTTGATGTTGTGCAAACGGCTGGACAGTCGTTTGAACAAATCCGCCAATCCATCGGCGAAGTCAATGCCCAAATCGAACAAGTATCCACAGCGATCGAGCAAATGACAGAAAACGTGCAACGGGTGGCCGCTTCCATTGGACATATGACGGAGATTGTGGAACAAACTTCTTCTGGATCAGCGAATGTTTCGGCGGCAACACAAGAACAAATGGCATCGATGGAGGAAATTGCTTCATCGGCATCATCGTTAAGCAAAATGGCAGAAAATATGCAAACAATGTTAAAACGGTTCACCGTATAA
- a CDS encoding response regulator transcription factor: protein MNIKDFLQHVQDAYAALTELSIIMLDLQHQPVTKVSNITELAELVLFSPDKPFPPSCFPNDYTEWQRPMVVQTGYWGVKAIVAPVLVEQKVEYWIWAGAFIEEETKPMIKEQCFRFPDSQIWLQAIEQTKEQTISSVEKKLNDIEKMATICGEFISNNRQKQHYEQYFYLLDTAVDRAQQFSLHMDDFLHMFQKIDSDIDFSLYIKRQNREWVVAHAVGEKAEQLWNQQIKTAFPPLSNSLFHSHNVVCVENAALDPRFAFFVKNGIKPSTVVIYPILHNDEVEGWIVIGSQTKRSLPKEAVQIGAILMKYWQLHSKYELAYIKMDRHFMRLSMLIEIGRAMNVVKDTDEIIRMMTDFVAELAYGDFAFTVLADHKRKVKVHCGAISEQQVTEYYEDVCQRYFSTEKRLLENIPKLRETKFGTVMEISFSVHEHVHGVMAVHLKDIEAAKEAEVYVAALIGIGTMVMKQNTYQTSKQELNIDMLSERLTTREMDVLNLLVQGCSNREIADRLFISIHTVKNHITNIFQKIGVNDRSQLIALVYQLNNRKVINEEHH, encoded by the coding sequence TTGAATATTAAAGATTTTTTGCAGCATGTTCAAGATGCATATGCAGCACTCACGGAGTTAAGCATTATTATGCTTGATTTACAGCATCAACCTGTTACAAAAGTCTCAAATATAACGGAATTAGCGGAGCTTGTACTTTTTTCTCCAGATAAGCCGTTTCCTCCTTCATGTTTTCCGAATGACTATACCGAATGGCAACGTCCGATGGTTGTTCAGACAGGGTATTGGGGAGTAAAGGCAATTGTCGCACCTGTACTAGTGGAACAAAAAGTCGAGTATTGGATTTGGGCAGGTGCGTTTATTGAAGAAGAGACAAAACCGATGATCAAGGAGCAGTGTTTTCGTTTCCCTGACTCACAAATATGGCTTCAAGCCATTGAACAAACAAAAGAGCAAACGATATCGTCGGTGGAAAAAAAGTTAAATGATATTGAAAAAATGGCAACAATATGTGGCGAGTTTATTAGCAATAATAGACAAAAACAACATTACGAACAGTACTTCTATTTATTAGATACGGCAGTGGATCGTGCGCAACAGTTTTCTTTACATATGGACGATTTTTTACATATGTTTCAAAAGATAGACTCTGATATAGATTTTTCATTGTATATAAAACGGCAAAATCGCGAATGGGTTGTTGCACACGCTGTGGGAGAAAAGGCAGAACAGCTTTGGAATCAGCAGATAAAGACCGCTTTTCCTCCACTATCAAACTCCCTATTTCATTCGCACAATGTTGTTTGTGTTGAAAATGCCGCGCTTGACCCACGTTTTGCTTTTTTCGTGAAAAATGGAATAAAACCGAGTACTGTTGTGATATATCCGATTTTGCACAACGATGAAGTAGAAGGATGGATTGTGATCGGCAGTCAAACAAAACGTTCATTACCGAAAGAGGCAGTCCAAATCGGCGCTATTCTCATGAAATATTGGCAATTACATTCCAAATATGAATTAGCTTACATAAAAATGGATCGACATTTCATGAGATTATCGATGTTAATAGAAATTGGCCGGGCAATGAATGTTGTAAAAGATACCGATGAAATTATACGGATGATGACGGATTTTGTTGCGGAACTGGCGTACGGTGATTTCGCATTTACAGTGTTAGCCGATCATAAAAGGAAAGTAAAGGTTCATTGTGGCGCCATTTCAGAACAACAAGTAACAGAATATTATGAAGATGTTTGCCAACGCTACTTTTCTACTGAAAAAAGACTGCTAGAAAATATACCGAAGCTGCGTGAAACAAAGTTTGGGACTGTAATGGAAATTTCATTTTCGGTTCATGAACATGTGCACGGCGTGATGGCTGTTCATTTGAAAGATATCGAGGCTGCAAAAGAAGCGGAAGTATATGTTGCGGCATTAATAGGGATCGGCACAATGGTCATGAAGCAAAATACTTATCAGACGTCAAAGCAAGAATTGAATATCGATATGCTATCGGAACGCTTAACGACCCGGGAGATGGATGTGTTAAACTTATTAGTCCAAGGATGCAGCAACCGCGAAATTGCGGATCGATTATTTATTAGCATTCATACGGTGAAAAACCATATTACAAATATTTTTCAAAAAATAGGGGTAAACGACCGTTCTCAGCTAATTGCTCTTGTATATCAGTTAAACAATCGTAAAGTTATCAATGAGGAACATCATTAG
- the thiC gene encoding phosphomethylpyrimidine synthase ThiC translates to MQNIKSFMQFPASKKVYVEGSRPDIRVPMREITLSPTKTETGIIENEPVRVYDTSGPYTDPDFQPDIQKGLPPLRKRWILERGDVEEYEGRPVKPEDNGFRNGKQSEITLPFERKPLRAKKGKTVTQMHYAKRGIITPEMEFVAIRENIDPEIVRQEVAAGRAIIPSNINHPESEPMIIGSRFHVKINANIGNSAVISSIEEEVEKMLWAVRWGADTIMDLSTGKHIHATREYIIRNSPVPVGTVPIYQALEKVNGVVEDLTWEIYRDTLIEQAEQGVDYFTIHAGVLLRYIPMTVNRTTGIVSRGGSIMAQWCLAHHEENFLYTHFEEICEILKTYDIAVSLGDGLRPGSIADANDEAQFAELETLGELTEIAWKHDVQVMIEGPGHVPMHKIKENVDKQIEICKGAPFYTLGPLTTDIAPGYDHITSAIGAAIIGAYGTAMLCYVTPKEHLGLPNKDDVREGVIAYKIAAHAADLAKGHPGAQRRDDALSKARFEFRWNDQFNLSLDPDRAREYHDETLPAEGAKVAHFCSMCGPKFCSMKISHELQKTVREEGMKQKAKEFVENGSSLYR, encoded by the coding sequence ATGCAAAACATCAAATCTTTTATGCAATTTCCTGCGAGTAAAAAGGTGTATGTCGAAGGTTCAAGACCGGATATTCGTGTTCCGATGAGAGAAATTACGTTAAGTCCAACAAAGACAGAAACAGGAATCATCGAAAATGAACCTGTTCGTGTTTATGACACAAGCGGTCCTTACACCGATCCTGATTTTCAGCCGGACATTCAAAAAGGATTGCCGCCGCTAAGAAAACGCTGGATTTTAGAAAGGGGCGACGTTGAAGAATACGAGGGGCGTCCAGTGAAACCGGAAGATAACGGATTCCGTAATGGGAAGCAATCAGAGATTACTCTGCCTTTCGAGAGAAAACCGCTGCGCGCAAAAAAAGGAAAAACTGTGACACAAATGCATTACGCAAAACGAGGGATTATTACGCCGGAGATGGAATTTGTTGCGATTCGCGAAAATATAGATCCGGAAATCGTGCGTCAAGAAGTTGCCGCAGGCAGAGCGATTATTCCTTCGAATATTAACCATCCGGAAAGTGAACCGATGATTATTGGGAGTCGTTTTCATGTAAAAATTAATGCGAATATTGGCAATTCCGCAGTCATATCATCCATTGAAGAAGAAGTCGAAAAAATGCTTTGGGCGGTGCGCTGGGGAGCAGACACGATTATGGACTTATCGACGGGAAAACACATTCATGCGACACGAGAATATATTATTCGCAATTCCCCTGTGCCTGTCGGGACGGTTCCGATTTATCAAGCGCTCGAAAAAGTGAACGGCGTCGTCGAAGACTTAACGTGGGAAATTTACCGTGATACGCTCATCGAACAAGCGGAACAAGGAGTGGACTATTTTACGATTCACGCGGGGGTGCTGCTTCGCTACATACCGATGACCGTAAACCGAACAACTGGCATTGTTTCGCGCGGCGGCTCGATTATGGCGCAATGGTGTTTAGCCCACCATGAAGAAAACTTCTTATACACGCATTTTGAAGAAATATGCGAGATTTTGAAAACGTACGATATTGCAGTATCGCTTGGAGACGGGCTGCGCCCAGGCTCGATTGCCGATGCGAATGACGAAGCGCAGTTTGCTGAATTGGAGACGCTCGGAGAATTAACAGAAATCGCGTGGAAACATGATGTGCAAGTGATGATTGAAGGACCAGGGCATGTGCCGATGCATAAAATTAAAGAAAATGTCGATAAGCAAATCGAAATTTGCAAAGGTGCGCCATTTTACACATTAGGACCGCTTACGACCGATATCGCGCCGGGATATGACCACATTACATCCGCGATCGGAGCGGCGATCATCGGCGCGTACGGAACGGCGATGCTTTGTTACGTGACGCCGAAAGAGCATTTAGGGCTGCCGAATAAAGATGATGTGCGCGAAGGAGTGATCGCTTATAAAATCGCAGCACACGCGGCCGATTTAGCCAAAGGGCACCCGGGAGCGCAACGGCGGGATGACGCGTTATCAAAAGCGCGTTTTGAGTTTCGTTGGAACGATCAGTTCAACCTTTCGCTTGATCCAGATCGCGCTCGGGAATATCATGATGAAACATTGCCGGCGGAAGGGGCGAAAGTCGCGCACTTTTGTTCGATGTGCGGGCCGAAGTTTTGCTCGATGAAAATTTCACATGAGCTACAAAAAACGGTGAGGGAAGAAGGGATGAAACAAAAAGCGAAGGAGTTTGTCGAAAATGGCTCATCTCTCTATCGATGA
- a CDS encoding RDD family protein, which translates to MVRNPAGFWKRLAAGLLDGLIVGLPLVLIGYLITGSWEENWFTTAANIVYGLVVPAVWSGYTVGKKLLGIRIAKVNGEKVGIGTMFLRSVVGGLVYGLTLGIALIISAIMVAAREDKRSIHDFIAGTYVTTEKPA; encoded by the coding sequence ATGGTGAGGAATCCAGCGGGATTTTGGAAACGGTTAGCGGCTGGCTTATTAGACGGTCTTATTGTCGGTTTGCCGCTAGTGCTTATCGGCTACCTTATTACGGGAAGCTGGGAGGAGAATTGGTTCACTACGGCAGCAAACATCGTTTACGGTCTAGTTGTACCGGCGGTTTGGTCTGGATATACAGTGGGGAAAAAGTTGTTGGGCATTCGCATCGCAAAAGTAAATGGCGAAAAAGTCGGAATCGGGACGATGTTTTTACGGTCCGTTGTCGGCGGACTTGTTTATGGGTTAACGCTTGGCATCGCTCTCATTATTAGCGCCATTATGGTGGCAGCGCGCGAAGATAAACGTTCTATTCATGATTTTATTGCCGGAACGTATGTGACGACAGAGAAACCAGCATAA
- a CDS encoding phosphomannomutase/phosphoglucomutase, producing the protein MSLSMEQRSVLPKHVFKEYDIRGRAGEELDENFAYLLGLAFAEMVRQAGEEKVVVGHDNRISSPALHRALIAGLSQASCRVIDIGQVTTPMFYYSLEYTNVPCGMIITASHNPGDENGFKIAMNKTTIYGERIQELRRTMERILHSQGINRIDTWKEGYVETLDIEPAYLKMLQDKIQLGSRKLKVVVDCGNGTPSAIAPKALEAWGCEVIPLYCESDPTFPNHHPDPVVPENLKDLIDVVRREKADLGVAFDGDGDRLGVVDEEGNILWGDQLMILFWREILRRYPGAEAPVEVKCSQALVEEIERLGGKPFFHRTGHSHIKATLRSRPEIPFAGEMSGHLFFNDEFYGYDDALYAAGRLLRILSNDDRKLSQLFADVPRYHATPETRVPCPEEQKAEAIAAVKQRFASSHEVVDVDGARIQFKDGWGLVRPSNTQPILVLRAEAKSPETLADIKQQLADVLSKPPLNLTIPW; encoded by the coding sequence ATGAGTCTTTCGATGGAACAACGATCCGTTCTACCGAAGCACGTGTTTAAAGAGTACGATATTCGCGGACGCGCAGGAGAGGAGCTCGACGAGAATTTTGCCTATTTGTTAGGATTGGCGTTTGCGGAAATGGTACGGCAAGCCGGTGAGGAGAAAGTGGTGGTTGGCCACGACAACCGCATCTCTTCACCTGCATTACACCGTGCGCTGATTGCGGGGCTTAGCCAGGCGTCGTGTCGGGTGATTGACATCGGTCAGGTGACGACCCCGATGTTCTACTACAGCCTCGAGTACACTAATGTGCCGTGCGGCATGATCATCACCGCAAGCCACAATCCAGGCGACGAAAACGGTTTTAAGATTGCAATGAATAAGACTACCATTTATGGCGAGCGCATTCAGGAATTGCGGCGGACGATGGAGCGGATTCTCCACTCACAAGGGATCAACCGCATCGACACGTGGAAGGAAGGATATGTGGAGACGCTTGACATCGAACCAGCCTATCTGAAAATGCTGCAAGACAAGATCCAGCTGGGATCGCGCAAGCTCAAGGTAGTGGTCGATTGCGGCAACGGGACCCCTTCGGCGATTGCGCCGAAAGCCTTGGAGGCATGGGGCTGCGAGGTCATACCTTTGTATTGCGAATCCGACCCGACATTCCCTAATCACCATCCAGATCCGGTAGTGCCGGAGAATCTGAAGGATTTAATTGACGTGGTGCGACGGGAAAAGGCGGATCTCGGTGTGGCATTCGATGGCGACGGTGACCGATTGGGCGTCGTCGACGAGGAAGGAAACATCCTCTGGGGCGACCAATTGATGATTTTATTCTGGCGTGAGATTCTCCGTCGCTATCCAGGGGCCGAAGCGCCGGTTGAGGTCAAGTGTTCACAGGCGTTGGTCGAGGAAATCGAACGGCTTGGCGGCAAACCGTTCTTCCATCGCACTGGCCATTCACATATTAAGGCAACACTGCGCAGCCGGCCAGAGATTCCGTTTGCAGGCGAAATGTCCGGACATCTGTTCTTCAATGACGAGTTCTACGGCTATGATGACGCCTTGTACGCGGCGGGGCGGTTGTTGCGTATACTCTCCAATGATGACCGCAAGCTGTCGCAGCTATTTGCCGACGTCCCACGGTATCATGCCACTCCGGAGACGCGCGTGCCTTGTCCGGAAGAGCAGAAGGCGGAAGCCATCGCCGCGGTCAAACAGCGGTTTGCAAGCAGTCATGAGGTCGTGGACGTGGACGGCGCCCGCATTCAGTTCAAGGATGGTTGGGGATTGGTGCGTCCATCGAATACGCAGCCTATCCTTGTTCTGCGCGCCGAAGCCAAGTCGCCGGAGACATTGGCCGATATCAAACAGCAGCTGGCTGACGTACTCAGCAAGCCGCCGCTTAACTTGACTATTCCATGGTGA
- a CDS encoding SpoIIE family protein phosphatase — translation MIHKHLQKIRKDKNVSLKELLELLDEWNTLYNKADQVYWLANLAERRVIFVSPSCEKIYGIQPEAFYQDVELWKKVIHPEDREKIEKKQSALWKGSCLEHEYRIIHQQDGTVRWVLDQTFPAFDENGKLVMLSGVITDITEIKKMNEKLLLAEKVCEHVQQAILITDENGVIQFINPAFTEITGYGSEAIGLSLDFLYSGYYNEHFYQTIKKTVAEKGQWRGSLRGRRKNGEVYAQQTTITAIHDKEGRLIFYLFLFSDMIKNEKTATSLKDDLKLAQEVQKRVLSKPLKTEAIDIYGMYVPSGELGGDMYAWYRIDSDRYGIFLMDVMGNGVAASLICMSVRSLLNGVIRKCIYPQEVFHELNKHMQLLYHEDGPMNTYYFTAVYAMVNTKEKFIEYASAGHPPGFLFHPNGLVEELDQGCAPIGLLSYLHVETGKLNYAPGATLVLYSDGVVEGAHGSVRTNIEMFREKLKPYIHLDNKNMIVHINKMFKEEYPFLDDISVVVAKLH, via the coding sequence ATGATTCATAAGCATTTGCAAAAAATCAGGAAAGACAAAAATGTTTCGTTAAAAGAATTATTGGAACTTCTTGACGAATGGAACACACTCTATAATAAAGCGGACCAAGTTTATTGGCTAGCCAACTTAGCGGAAAGGCGGGTTATTTTTGTTTCTCCGTCTTGCGAGAAGATTTACGGAATACAGCCTGAAGCCTTTTATCAAGATGTAGAGCTATGGAAAAAAGTTATTCACCCGGAAGATCGAGAAAAGATAGAGAAAAAGCAATCTGCTCTTTGGAAGGGAAGCTGTCTTGAACATGAATATCGCATTATTCATCAACAGGATGGGACGGTTCGTTGGGTTTTGGATCAAACGTTTCCCGCATTTGATGAAAATGGAAAGCTAGTAATGTTAAGTGGAGTGATTACGGATATTACGGAGATAAAAAAAATGAATGAAAAGCTTTTACTAGCGGAAAAAGTGTGCGAACATGTACAGCAGGCTATATTGATTACAGATGAAAATGGAGTTATTCAATTTATTAATCCCGCTTTTACAGAAATTACGGGGTACGGGTCAGAAGCAATCGGTTTATCATTAGACTTTTTGTATTCTGGTTACTACAATGAACATTTTTATCAAACCATTAAGAAAACTGTCGCTGAAAAAGGACAGTGGAGAGGGAGTCTGCGTGGGCGCCGGAAAAATGGGGAAGTGTATGCTCAACAGACGACGATTACAGCGATTCATGATAAAGAAGGGCGTCTGATTTTTTATCTTTTTCTATTTTCAGATATGATCAAAAACGAAAAGACCGCAACAAGCTTAAAAGATGATTTAAAGTTAGCGCAGGAAGTGCAAAAACGTGTATTGAGCAAGCCGCTTAAAACGGAAGCGATTGATATATATGGTATGTATGTCCCTTCAGGAGAATTAGGGGGAGATATGTACGCATGGTATCGGATTGATAGCGACCGATACGGGATCTTTTTGATGGATGTGATGGGGAACGGAGTAGCTGCTTCACTCATTTGTATGTCCGTTCGTTCATTATTAAATGGGGTTATTCGAAAATGCATTTATCCGCAAGAAGTATTTCATGAGTTAAATAAACATATGCAGTTGTTGTACCATGAAGATGGGCCAATGAATACGTATTATTTTACTGCCGTTTATGCGATGGTAAACACAAAAGAAAAGTTCATTGAATATGCTTCGGCAGGTCATCCTCCTGGCTTTTTATTTCATCCAAACGGTTTAGTCGAGGAGCTGGACCAAGGATGTGCCCCGATCGGGTTATTATCGTATCTCCATGTGGAAACGGGAAAACTAAATTACGCTCCAGGAGCAACGTTAGTGCTGTACTCGGATGGAGTAGTCGAAGGGGCCCATGGTTCTGTTAGAACCAATATCGAAATGTTCCGGGAAAAACTAAAACCATATATTCATTTAGACAACAAAAATATGATAGTACATATAAATAAAATGTTTAAGGAAGAGTATCCGTTTCTCGATGATATTTCTGTCGTTGTGGCGAAATTGCATTAA
- a CDS encoding DUF3147 family protein, producing the protein MDRRDLFFRFLFGGSAVVLSYVTAKLLPWKVIGGIFAAFPAVMVVAVMMVGMKKGSKDAAKTAQGSVYGMIGGFICVLTVLFSLQLTQNWWGSFISGLITWFASSLFLVYMRDHKKENRASNIKLEH; encoded by the coding sequence ATGGATAGACGTGATTTATTTTTCCGTTTTTTATTCGGAGGATCAGCTGTTGTGTTAAGTTATGTAACGGCAAAACTATTACCATGGAAAGTTATCGGGGGAATTTTTGCCGCATTTCCAGCCGTTATGGTTGTTGCTGTGATGATGGTTGGCATGAAGAAAGGTTCTAAAGATGCAGCGAAAACTGCACAAGGATCTGTTTATGGGATGATTGGTGGTTTCATTTGTGTGTTAACGGTTTTATTTTCTCTACAACTTACACAAAATTGGTGGGGAAGTTTTATCTCTGGTTTGATTACATGGTTTGCAAGTTCGTTATTCCTTGTATACATGCGAGATCATAAAAAAGAAAATAGAGCATCAAATATCAAATTGGAACATTGA
- a CDS encoding DUF3147 family protein, producing the protein MESLSISGIVIRFLLGGSAVVASTIISRKLGSKMGGIFAAFPAVFLAALLTLRLDAKGSELVEKSIVLSQGAVVGMFINIMCAIGAVYFCTKQGWKRGLTQSIAGWFLISIIFAVISGYF; encoded by the coding sequence TTGGAGTCATTATCGATTAGTGGAATAGTCATTCGATTTTTATTAGGGGGAAGCGCGGTTGTCGCTTCTACCATTATCTCAAGAAAATTAGGATCAAAAATGGGAGGAATTTTTGCTGCCTTTCCCGCTGTATTTTTAGCAGCATTACTGACACTTCGGCTCGATGCAAAGGGCAGTGAATTAGTGGAAAAGTCGATTGTTCTATCCCAAGGAGCCGTTGTTGGGATGTTCATCAATATTATGTGTGCAATAGGGGCCGTTTACTTTTGTACTAAGCAAGGTTGGAAACGTGGACTTACACAATCAATAGCTGGATGGTTTCTCATTTCCATCATTTTTGCTGTCATTTCAGGATATTTTTAA